One Panicum virgatum strain AP13 chromosome 9K, P.virgatum_v5, whole genome shotgun sequence genomic region harbors:
- the LOC120646953 gene encoding pre-mRNA-splicing factor cwc25-like isoform X1, protein MTTREPNESSRREGRDSHGRRPHSSSRSRRDDPSPRRRRDDRRHESDRAHYRSRDEESAKVSNRDQKRNRDAEQRDDPPNAESKSVSDAKNDPSTRHERSPRGTKRFSESRETLRHRSFVQHTERGSAGQGGRRFDRQASGYGRQRDQREHFADRDKQKDVGHSLQGKVDQDGGDSTWRHDGFFQLEEEAPLAKKRPPFQEMKVQDSAAIVTDLDSGSRKPDQPGPTSAMREERRNYHPRGFGNHRPFVRPDDRGFRRGFPDHRSEGQRNGYDSRGRFPGRGGIDRDRFSNPYGGSGNVYHQTSSDQEEKWKHDLYDQSNRSPPPKTEEEQIAKVEALLAL, encoded by the exons ATGACGACGAGGGAGCCGAACGAGTCGTCTCGGCGCGAGGGGCGCGACTCGCACGGGAGGCGCCCGCACTCCTCGTCCAGGTCGCGACGGGACGATCCCAG CCCAAGGAGAAGGAGAGATGACAGGAGGCATGAATCGGATAGGGCGCACTACAGAAGTCGAGATGAAGAATCTGCGAAGGTGTCGAATCGTGATCAGAAGCGGAACAGAGATGCTGAGCAGCGCGATGATCCTCCGAATGCTGAGTCGAAATCAGTGAGTGATGCCAAGAATGACCCGTCCACCAGGCATGAGAGATCTCCTAGGGGAACCAAACGGTTTTCTGAGTCGAGGGAGACTTTGCGGCATCGATCTTTCGTGCag CACACTGAGCGTGGAAGTGCTGGGCAAGGTGGTCGACGCTTTGACCGTCAGGCTAGTG GCTATGGAAGACAAAGGGATCAAAGGGAACATTTTGCTGATAGAGATAAACAGAAGGATGTGGGACACAGTTTGCAGGGAAAGGTTGACCAGGATGGTGGTGATTCTACATGGAGGCATGATGGTTTTTTCCAGTTGGAGGAAGAAGCACCCCTTGCCAAGAAGAGACCACCGTTTCAGGAAATGAAGGTGCAAGACTCTGCTGCCATTGTTACAGATCTGGACTCTGGATCAAGGAAACCTGATCAGCCTGGGCCTACTTCTGCAATGAGAGAAGAAAGGAGAAACTATCACCCACGGGGATTTGGAAATCATAGGCCATTTGTAAGGCCAGATGATAGAGGTTTCAGACGTGGATTTCCTGACCACAGGAGCGAAGGCCAAAGAAACGGGTATGATTCAAGGGGAAGGTTTCCTGGTAGGGGAGGAATTGACAGAGACAGATTTAGCAACCCATATGGTGGTAGTGGCAATGTATATCATCAGACTTCTagtgatcaagaagaaaaatggAAGCATGACCTCTATGATCAGTCAAACAGGAGCCCACCTCCAAAGACCGAGGAAGAGCAGATTGCTAAAGTTGAAGCATTGTTGGCTCTGTAG
- the LOC120646953 gene encoding uncharacterized protein LOC120646953 isoform X2 — protein sequence MPRMTRPPGMRDLLGEPNGFLSRGRLCGIDLSCSGSTFMTHAFKCQLFITMLDYLCLYVQHTERGSAGQGGRRFDRQASGYGRQRDQREHFADRDKQKDVGHSLQGKVDQDGGDSTWRHDGFFQLEEEAPLAKKRPPFQEMKVQDSAAIVTDLDSGSRKPDQPGPTSAMREERRNYHPRGFGNHRPFVRPDDRGFRRGFPDHRSEGQRNGYDSRGRFPGRGGIDRDRFSNPYGGSGNVYHQTSSDQEEKWKHDLYDQSNRSPPPKTEEEQIAKVEALLAL from the exons ATGCCAAGAATGACCCGTCCACCAGGCATGAGAGATCTCCTAGGGGAACCAAACGGTTTTCTGAGTCGAGGGAGACTTTGCGGCATCGATCTTTCGTGCag TGGGAGTACTTTTATGACACATGCATTCAAATGCCAACTGTTTATAACAATGTTAGACTACCTGTGCTTGTATGTACAGCACACTGAGCGTGGAAGTGCTGGGCAAGGTGGTCGACGCTTTGACCGTCAGGCTAGTG GCTATGGAAGACAAAGGGATCAAAGGGAACATTTTGCTGATAGAGATAAACAGAAGGATGTGGGACACAGTTTGCAGGGAAAGGTTGACCAGGATGGTGGTGATTCTACATGGAGGCATGATGGTTTTTTCCAGTTGGAGGAAGAAGCACCCCTTGCCAAGAAGAGACCACCGTTTCAGGAAATGAAGGTGCAAGACTCTGCTGCCATTGTTACAGATCTGGACTCTGGATCAAGGAAACCTGATCAGCCTGGGCCTACTTCTGCAATGAGAGAAGAAAGGAGAAACTATCACCCACGGGGATTTGGAAATCATAGGCCATTTGTAAGGCCAGATGATAGAGGTTTCAGACGTGGATTTCCTGACCACAGGAGCGAAGGCCAAAGAAACGGGTATGATTCAAGGGGAAGGTTTCCTGGTAGGGGAGGAATTGACAGAGACAGATTTAGCAACCCATATGGTGGTAGTGGCAATGTATATCATCAGACTTCTagtgatcaagaagaaaaatggAAGCATGACCTCTATGATCAGTCAAACAGGAGCCCACCTCCAAAGACCGAGGAAGAGCAGATTGCTAAAGTTGAAGCATTGTTGGCTCTGTAG